A window from Dama dama isolate Ldn47 chromosome 11, ASM3311817v1, whole genome shotgun sequence encodes these proteins:
- the BMP10 gene encoding bone morphogenetic protein 10 — translation MGSVVLQLCTLSCLLVHSVSGNPIMSLEQSPLEEDMPLFDDVFSEQDGVDFNTLLQSMKNEFLKTLNLSDIPTQDSAKVDPPEYMLELYNKFATDRTSMPSANIIRSFKNEDLFSQPASFNGLRKYPLLFNVSIPHHEDIIMAELRLYTLVQRDRLIYEGVDRKITIFEVLESKEDHEGERSMLVLVSGEIYGTNSEWETFDVTDAIKHWQKSGLSTHQLEVHIESKHETEDTLGRGHLEIDTSARNKHDPLLVVFSEDQSSEKERKEELDEMIAHEQFPEMDNLDLDGYSNGPGEEALLQMRSNIIYDSTARIRRNAKGNYCKRTPLYIDFKEIGWDSWIIAPPGYEAYECRGVCNYPLAEHLTPTKHAIIQALVHLKNSQKASKACCVPTKLEPISILYLDKGVVTYKFKYEGMAVSECGCR, via the exons ATGGGTTCCGTGGTCCTGCAGCTGTGCACTCTCTCATGCCTGCTGGTTCACTCGGTTTCTGGCAACCCTATCATGAGTCTGGAGCAGTCGCCCCTGGAAGAAGACATGCCCCTCTTCGATGATGTCTTCTCAGAGCAAGATGGTGTAGACTTCAACACACTGCTACAGAGCATGAAGAATGAGTTTCTCAAGACATTGAACCTGTCTGACATCCCCACGCAGGACTCGGCCAAGGTTGACCCACCAGAGTACATGCTGGAGCTCTACAACAAATTCGCGACAGATCGCACCTCCATGCCGTCTGCCAACATCATCAGGAGTTTCAAGAATGAAG atcTGTTTTCCCAACCAGCCAGTTTTAACGGACTCCGAAAATACCCTCTCCTCTTCAATGTATCCATCCCTCACCATGAAGACATCATCATGGCTGAGCTCAGGTTGTACACCCTGGTGCAAAGAGACCGCCTGATATATGAAGGAGTGGACCGGAAAATCACCATTTTTGAAGTACTTGAGAGCAAAGAGGACCATGAAGGGGAAAGAAGCATGCTGGTATTGGTGTCAGGGGAGATCTATGGAACCAACAGTGAGTGGGAGACTTTTGATGTCACTGATGCCATCAAGCATTGGCAAAAGTCAGGCTTGTCCACCCACCAGCTGGAGGTCCACATTGAGAGCAAACACGAAACAGAGGACACACTTGGCAGGGGACACCTGGAAATAGACACCAGTGCCCGGAATAAGCACGATCCTTTGCTTGTTGTGTTTTCCGAGGACCAAAGCAGTGAGAAGGAGCGGAAAGAGGAACTGGATGAAATGATCGCCCACGAGCAATTCCCAGAGATGGACAATCTGGATTTGGACGGTTATTCCAATGGACCTGGGGAAGAGGCTTTGCTGCAGATGAGGTCGAATATCATCTATGACTCCACCGCCCGCATCAGAAGGAATGCAAAAGGAAACTACTGCAAGAGGACCCCGCTCTACATCGACTTCAAGGAGATTGGCTGGGACTCTTGGATCATCGCTCCGCCTGGATATGAAGCCTATGAATGTCGCGGTGTTTGCAACTACCCCCTGGCAGAGCATCTCACCCCCACAAAGCATGCGATTATCCAGGCCTTGGTCCACCTCAAGAATTCCCAGAAGGCTTCCAAAGCCTGCTGTGTGCCCACCAAGCTTGAGCCCATCTCCATCCTCTATTTAGATAAGGGCGTCGTCACCTACAAGTTTAAATATGAGGGCATGGCTGTCTCTGAATGTGGCTGTAGATAG